In one window of Streptomyces kaniharaensis DNA:
- a CDS encoding potassium channel family protein: MGEGEPGPALPARAAAGWSKLPRRRRVAMLSRVVVETALALTGLLVLYAVVPLRGFGSVSAVLGLLGSVLGAGLMVAWQARQLLRSPFPMLRVVRALTMSVSLFLVLFASSYASESLAGPGDFSQPLTRVDALYFAITVFTTVGFGDITPVSETARIVVSVQMLLDLVVIGVVIKLLLGVARKRLSEQEG, from the coding sequence ATGGGAGAGGGAGAGCCGGGCCCCGCCCTTCCGGCGCGGGCCGCGGCGGGCTGGTCGAAGCTGCCGCGCCGCAGGCGCGTGGCCATGCTGTCGCGTGTGGTCGTCGAGACGGCGCTGGCGCTGACCGGCCTGCTGGTGCTCTACGCCGTCGTGCCGTTGCGGGGCTTCGGCTCGGTGTCGGCCGTGCTCGGCCTGCTCGGTTCGGTCCTGGGCGCGGGGTTGATGGTGGCCTGGCAGGCCCGCCAGCTGCTGCGCTCCCCGTTCCCCATGCTCCGGGTGGTCCGTGCGCTGACCATGTCGGTGAGCCTGTTCCTGGTGCTCTTCGCCAGCTCCTACGCCTCCGAGTCGCTGGCCGGTCCTGGCGACTTCTCCCAGCCGCTCACCCGGGTCGACGCCCTCTACTTCGCGATCACGGTGTTCACGACCGTCGGCTTCGGCGACATCACACCGGTCAGCGAGACGGCGCGGATCGTGGTGAGCGTCCAGATGCTGCTGGACCTCGTGGTGATCGGCGTGGTGATCAAGCTGTTGCTCGGCGTGGCGAGGAAGCGGTTGTCGGAGCAGGAGGGCTGA